A single genomic interval of Syntrophorhabdus sp. harbors:
- a CDS encoding UDPGP type 1 family protein, whose protein sequence is MTEQDFLTTLENYGQHHILEHYRALTPHQRGVFLEASRGLDIRLVMKLHRQFDQAECASPVPTGIRPPRVVCVPRTSREQNGALRARSIGESLLQRQKVAVLVVAGGQGSRLGFDGPKGTFPLSPVKRKTLFQLFAEQVRYLSVRFGVTIPFLIMTSTDNHEDTVQFFQANRHFGLAPDSVHFFSQGVLPAVSPDGRLILRDNVHFYTSPNGHGGSLKALSDSGLLAKLIAAGYEDLFYCQVDNPLVRIADPVFLGHHSSEAAQVSTKVVRRRSVDEKVGVYLDVNGRQAVIEYSDLDESHMQALDEKGEILYWAGNTAIHIFSLSFIRDLNTDGFALPYHCARKSAYVVSSDWEPASIDVWKFETFVFDAIPLAERACCMEVAREEEFAPVKNKEGPDSPDTARQALIELHRAWLKKAGVEVPPDAKVEVSPLFAFTPEEAAEKLRTRKVVASPEIYIE, encoded by the coding sequence CCAGCCGCGGCCTCGACATCCGCCTTGTCATGAAGCTCCACAGACAATTCGATCAAGCCGAGTGCGCCAGCCCCGTCCCCACCGGCATCAGACCCCCCCGTGTTGTCTGCGTACCCCGGACCTCCCGCGAGCAGAACGGCGCCCTCCGGGCGCGGTCGATTGGGGAATCATTGCTGCAACGCCAGAAAGTGGCGGTTCTCGTCGTGGCCGGCGGGCAGGGTTCGCGCCTCGGTTTTGACGGCCCCAAGGGAACTTTTCCGCTCTCGCCGGTCAAAAGGAAGACTCTCTTCCAGCTTTTTGCCGAACAGGTCCGATATCTTTCGGTGCGTTTTGGCGTGACCATACCCTTTCTGATCATGACAAGCACAGACAACCACGAGGACACGGTGCAATTCTTCCAGGCCAACCGTCATTTCGGTCTCGCCCCCGACTCGGTACACTTCTTTTCCCAGGGGGTCCTCCCGGCCGTCTCTCCCGACGGCAGGCTCATCCTCCGGGACAACGTCCATTTCTATACGAGCCCGAACGGCCACGGCGGTTCGTTGAAGGCGCTCTCTGACAGCGGTCTTCTGGCCAAACTCATAGCAGCGGGCTATGAAGATCTCTTCTACTGCCAGGTGGATAATCCCCTCGTCAGGATCGCCGACCCTGTGTTTCTCGGCCACCATTCATCGGAGGCCGCCCAGGTATCGACGAAGGTAGTGCGGCGCAGAAGCGTCGACGAGAAGGTCGGGGTCTACCTCGACGTCAATGGAAGACAGGCTGTCATCGAGTACAGCGACCTTGATGAGAGCCACATGCAGGCACTCGATGAAAAGGGCGAGATACTCTACTGGGCCGGGAACACGGCCATCCACATCTTTTCCCTTTCCTTCATCAGGGACCTGAACACGGATGGTTTTGCCCTGCCCTATCACTGCGCCAGGAAGTCAGCCTACGTCGTCTCCTCCGACTGGGAGCCGGCCAGTATCGATGTGTGGAAGTTCGAAACCTTCGTCTTCGACGCCATACCGCTGGCCGAACGGGCGTGTTGCATGGAGGTCGCCCGTGAGGAAGAATTCGCTCCCGTGAAGAACAAGGAAGGTCCCGATTCACCCGATACCGCCCGGCAGGCCCTCATCGAGCTCCACCGCGCCTGGCTCAAAAAGGCGGGCGTCGAGGTCCCGCCCGACGCGAAAGTGGAGGTCAGTCCGCTCTTCGCCTTCACCCCGGAAGAGGCGGCGGAAAAGCTGCGGACCAGAAAAGTGGTCGCATCACCGGAGATATATATAGAATAA